The Pseudarthrobacter sp. NS4 genome includes a window with the following:
- a CDS encoding LuxR C-terminal-related transcriptional regulator, protein MSIEPLSWGRGSAPHDGGLRTHNSGVPGQQWSAPARSANLEAVGTALTSENSLGVVITGGRGVGKSSLARAGVADLGPDFWSLQLRSGPSGSTTPYGCLSFLLARLPQAYMGSPTAILRGITSLIRSDAAGRPCVITLDTTGSIDDMSAGVLLNVLLTGTAKIVAVAPNISDLPADFHWLITERRLTEVRLSNLNELQTRQVLLSLLGHRVSASLVNTYHRMVGGNPLLLKALVTEQQLSGNLVLSDSVWTLRDKVVLDGAASLDDIVRSRWSRESPETREVIEMLSCARRVELSRLTTIYGANVVADMEDGGLLEVDDSDHRWVSLREKYIGDVVRTWLSIARRRELRGVLLAGEEPNPAGMTVEELMAFAAWTHECEAELSPALALAAAEAAVQLFDPRFALSYAEMLQRTDQQWVPAQRQKAAAYLQLDMPAQALAALDGISRPELEALDLKEYAHVVAAKARVMMWLPERASEVPSLLEEARNRVAPAGRSASWPEPAAVAANLVSLSGFEYRAFVGDYAALIPALEAASDPARNPDAGYRMHSAIILMTALALTGREMDALSLMRQLGGQISDASHVVGLRERYTREAYLVLLIAGQWRRCIDLLGPQSVEEPYRLPYGSAATELAAGIAYVYSGRGGAALDPLMSAAAQLELQPVQTALRFAYASIALAHAQTGNAAQARKYLGKLQTVPGTSGFATDSLISFCALVAGRWLGDADAVSRLKQSARRNMEAGRYTIAGIELLAATVNGGDADFRLLEEIAAHRQGPLAEVSRFIALGSRTKDAKTLLAGGELAATLELDAVEARCMALAVDFARQDGDSLSARTAQARLDILAATVANLPIVPSSGSPLLTSRERQIARLAGRGASNRDIALEMGVSVRTVEGHLYQVFTKLGVTSRGDLTGLV, encoded by the coding sequence ATGTCAATCGAGCCACTCAGCTGGGGACGTGGGTCAGCACCCCACGACGGTGGGCTACGCACGCATAACTCCGGAGTGCCCGGGCAGCAATGGTCGGCGCCCGCCCGGAGCGCCAATCTGGAGGCTGTCGGAACGGCGCTCACCAGTGAAAACTCTTTGGGCGTCGTCATTACCGGCGGCCGCGGGGTAGGAAAATCTTCCCTGGCCCGTGCCGGAGTCGCAGACCTGGGGCCGGACTTTTGGTCCCTGCAGCTCCGCAGCGGGCCCAGCGGATCCACCACACCCTACGGCTGCCTCTCCTTCCTGCTGGCCCGGCTTCCGCAGGCTTACATGGGGTCGCCCACGGCCATCCTCCGCGGCATCACGTCGCTGATCCGCAGCGACGCCGCAGGCAGGCCCTGCGTCATTACCCTTGACACGACCGGCAGCATTGATGACATGAGCGCCGGAGTGCTTTTGAACGTACTCCTGACCGGAACGGCAAAGATCGTTGCGGTAGCGCCGAATATCAGTGACCTGCCGGCCGATTTCCATTGGCTGATCACGGAGCGGCGCCTGACCGAGGTACGGCTAAGCAACCTCAACGAGCTACAGACCCGCCAGGTCCTGCTTTCACTGCTGGGCCACCGGGTTTCGGCCTCCCTGGTCAATACTTACCACCGCATGGTGGGCGGTAATCCGTTGCTGCTCAAGGCACTGGTCACCGAACAGCAACTGTCCGGAAACCTCGTCCTGTCAGACTCCGTGTGGACGCTGCGTGACAAGGTGGTGCTCGATGGCGCTGCCAGCCTTGATGACATTGTCCGGTCCCGCTGGTCGCGGGAATCGCCGGAAACCCGGGAAGTCATCGAAATGCTGTCGTGTGCGCGCCGCGTGGAGCTGTCCCGGCTGACCACAATCTATGGTGCCAACGTGGTGGCGGACATGGAAGACGGCGGCCTGCTGGAGGTTGACGACTCCGATCACCGCTGGGTGTCATTGCGCGAGAAGTACATCGGCGATGTCGTGCGGACGTGGCTGAGCATCGCCCGGCGGCGGGAACTGCGTGGCGTGCTGCTGGCGGGGGAGGAACCCAATCCGGCCGGCATGACGGTTGAAGAGCTGATGGCCTTCGCCGCCTGGACGCACGAATGCGAGGCCGAGCTCAGCCCCGCCCTGGCTCTCGCGGCTGCGGAAGCCGCAGTCCAGCTGTTTGATCCCCGGTTTGCCCTGAGCTACGCGGAGATGCTGCAAAGGACGGACCAGCAGTGGGTGCCCGCCCAGCGCCAGAAAGCTGCCGCGTACCTTCAGCTGGACATGCCGGCTCAGGCACTTGCGGCCCTTGACGGGATCTCCAGGCCGGAACTCGAGGCTTTGGACCTGAAAGAGTACGCCCACGTCGTCGCCGCGAAAGCGCGGGTCATGATGTGGTTGCCCGAGCGGGCAAGCGAAGTGCCCAGCCTCCTGGAGGAGGCCCGGAACAGGGTGGCGCCCGCCGGGAGGAGTGCGTCGTGGCCCGAGCCGGCTGCTGTGGCCGCGAACCTGGTCTCCCTGAGCGGGTTTGAATACCGGGCATTTGTGGGGGACTATGCCGCCTTGATTCCCGCCCTGGAGGCAGCGTCGGATCCGGCCAGGAACCCTGACGCAGGATACCGGATGCATTCGGCCATCATTTTGATGACTGCACTGGCCCTGACGGGCCGGGAAATGGATGCGCTGAGCTTGATGCGGCAACTGGGCGGCCAGATCAGCGATGCCTCCCACGTGGTGGGCCTGCGCGAGCGGTACACCAGGGAGGCCTACCTGGTGCTGTTGATCGCCGGGCAGTGGCGGCGATGCATCGATCTTCTGGGGCCACAAAGCGTCGAGGAACCATACCGCTTGCCGTACGGGAGTGCCGCAACCGAGCTGGCGGCCGGTATAGCCTATGTCTATTCCGGCCGGGGCGGTGCAGCCCTGGATCCGCTGATGTCCGCCGCGGCGCAGCTGGAACTGCAACCCGTGCAGACTGCACTCCGGTTCGCCTATGCGTCCATAGCCCTGGCGCATGCACAGACCGGTAACGCTGCCCAGGCCCGCAAATACCTGGGCAAGCTGCAAACGGTGCCCGGCACGTCCGGTTTCGCCACCGACAGCCTCATCAGTTTCTGTGCCCTCGTGGCGGGACGCTGGCTTGGCGACGCTGACGCCGTCAGCCGCCTGAAGCAGTCGGCCCGCCGGAACATGGAGGCGGGACGGTACACGATCGCGGGCATCGAACTGCTTGCGGCCACGGTTAACGGAGGCGACGCTGACTTCCGGCTGCTGGAGGAGATAGCCGCCCACCGGCAGGGACCCCTGGCAGAGGTCTCCCGGTTCATTGCCCTGGGCAGCCGGACCAAGGACGCAAAGACCCTCCTTGCCGGCGGGGAACTGGCCGCCACGCTGGAACTGGACGCCGTGGAGGCCAGATGCATGGCCTTGGCAGTGGACTTTGCCCGGCAGGACGGCGATTCACTGTCCGCCCGGACGGCCCAGGCCCGTCTTGACATACTGGCCGCCACCGTAGCCAACCTTCCCATCGTGCCCAGCAGTGGCAGCCCACTGCTTACCAGCAGGGAGCGCCAGATTGCGCGTCTTGCAGGGCGAGGTGCATCAAACCGTGACATCGCTCTGGAAATGGGCGTGTCAGTCCGGACTGTGGAAGGCCACCTGTACCAGGTGTTCACCAAGCTCGGCGTAACTTCCAGGGGTGATTTGACTGGACTCGTCTAA
- the pth gene encoding aminoacyl-tRNA hydrolase produces the protein MTDTWLIVGLGNPGVQYQGNRHNVGQMVVDELAGRIGARFKTHKAGAQVVEGRLGIGGPRVVLAKPMTYMNVSGGPVSALASFYGITPDHVVAVHDEIDIPFNTVKLKIGGGEGGHNGLRDISKALATKEYLRVRVGVGRPPGRMETADYVLRDFGTAELKELPFLLDEAADAVETLVCSGLTAAQQKFHPAKSER, from the coding sequence ATGACTGACACCTGGCTGATCGTCGGCCTCGGAAACCCCGGAGTCCAGTACCAAGGCAACAGGCACAATGTCGGCCAGATGGTGGTTGATGAACTCGCAGGCCGTATCGGGGCCAGATTCAAGACCCACAAGGCAGGCGCCCAGGTTGTGGAAGGGCGGCTCGGGATTGGCGGGCCCCGCGTGGTGCTGGCAAAACCAATGACGTACATGAACGTCTCGGGCGGGCCGGTCTCGGCGCTGGCCAGTTTCTACGGAATCACGCCCGATCACGTGGTGGCCGTCCACGACGAAATCGATATCCCGTTCAACACGGTGAAGCTCAAGATCGGCGGCGGGGAAGGCGGCCATAACGGGCTGCGGGACATCTCCAAAGCACTTGCGACGAAGGAGTACCTTCGGGTCCGCGTAGGGGTGGGCCGCCCTCCCGGAAGGATGGAGACCGCCGACTATGTGCTGCGGGACTTCGGCACCGCCGAGCTAAAGGAGCTGCCCTTCCTGTTGGACGAAGCAGCCGATGCAGTTGAAACCCTGGTGTGTAGTGGCCTGACCGCGGCACAGCAGAAGTTCCACCCCGCGAAGTCCGAGCGTTAG
- a CDS encoding LuxR C-terminal-related transcriptional regulator, whose protein sequence is MVRNRTSQAVFVMAGAGIGKSSLTEALAERLTGELNILQIHGSSALAAVPFGVLTPYTGDLTAEESVSPVAVLRSMWTYFETLREGSSSSQVLLLVDDAHYLDEASAGVIADLISAGWATVVAAARPRPGLPQPLDQLWYDGLAERVDLRPLNREQIEEVLAHILDGTVPDATVDAAWSASGGNPRILDALLHDAAEAGILSKSNGIWILLGSLPADGARLAAVVAKDYLRRRPEEQEALKLIALAGPVGRKVIEDICGAPVVRSLLDQQMVVESVGIPSELLLWNRLFSNAIRNSISVSRSLQLQEKIRAHQDGTVLRGEGRLRFVEWSLECGVRVSDADLLEAAQQALALFRNDSARTIAARVQDSGMAPLARAIQARALYNVGAYPEAAALLDSCWLQLADDPQGPAVLLLRVSAHQAAGHQLAAVAEDVKDHAGRAADGSLAWQEEILQLLRSGADVDYRALAAEVDTIRNRSSTEAKDEPITALAEALLAHALTAAGRPAEGLDAALLAASELPPLEDSLFFFPEFVLGRLVISYLAMGEWESAERELNSYAAGHAAGAATFGGSLQMLRGYSLLRQGRMERAYQMLLPAVEALRLNDPLQLFRFGSSLGFYVAARLGDAAQAKRLEQDHKDAVAGGPAHDFLAGAYAAAAAEYLSRDGKGVASLHTMLTAAEASGRAGHRLELLALCWDLGDPSVVPMVQEAASGVEGRWADAMLTLATSWEAAGGDSLMEAAASLEGAGFVNLAREAYARASAVLEQTGERRRSRQAVAQRERCDHELGERFREGRFIAAAPAVHLTRREQDIVELAVQGLTDREIAQRLMVSVRTVEGHLYRTYVKLGVRSRDELESALPK, encoded by the coding sequence ATTGTCCGGAACCGTACAAGCCAGGCTGTTTTCGTCATGGCCGGAGCCGGGATCGGCAAGTCCTCCTTGACGGAGGCCCTTGCCGAGCGGCTCACCGGCGAACTGAATATCCTGCAGATCCATGGCAGTTCCGCCCTCGCTGCCGTGCCATTTGGAGTCCTTACCCCCTATACGGGAGACCTGACAGCCGAGGAATCAGTCTCGCCCGTAGCGGTGCTGCGTTCCATGTGGACGTATTTTGAGACGCTCAGGGAAGGAAGCAGCAGCAGCCAGGTGCTCCTGCTGGTGGATGATGCCCACTATCTGGATGAGGCCTCCGCGGGCGTGATAGCGGACTTGATTTCTGCTGGCTGGGCAACCGTGGTGGCTGCCGCCCGGCCCCGGCCCGGACTGCCGCAACCCCTGGACCAGCTCTGGTACGACGGCCTTGCCGAACGCGTGGACCTGCGGCCGCTAAACCGGGAACAGATCGAAGAAGTCCTGGCCCATATCCTGGACGGGACCGTTCCTGACGCCACTGTTGATGCAGCCTGGAGCGCGTCCGGCGGCAATCCCCGCATCCTGGACGCGCTGCTGCATGACGCCGCTGAAGCCGGCATCCTGTCCAAGAGCAACGGGATCTGGATCCTGCTGGGCTCCTTACCGGCAGATGGTGCCCGGCTCGCGGCAGTAGTGGCCAAGGACTACCTCCGGCGGCGGCCCGAAGAACAGGAAGCTTTGAAGCTCATTGCCCTGGCGGGGCCAGTGGGCCGGAAGGTCATAGAGGACATCTGTGGGGCCCCGGTGGTCCGGTCCCTTCTGGACCAGCAGATGGTGGTTGAATCCGTCGGCATCCCGTCCGAACTCCTCCTGTGGAACCGCCTTTTCTCCAATGCGATAAGGAACTCTATATCCGTATCGCGCAGCCTTCAGCTGCAGGAAAAAATCCGTGCACACCAGGACGGAACTGTGCTCCGCGGCGAAGGCCGGCTTCGTTTCGTGGAGTGGTCACTGGAGTGTGGCGTCCGGGTATCCGACGCAGATCTGCTTGAGGCCGCGCAACAGGCGCTCGCGCTGTTCCGCAATGACAGCGCCAGGACTATCGCAGCCAGGGTACAGGACAGCGGGATGGCACCCCTGGCCCGTGCCATCCAGGCACGGGCCCTGTATAACGTAGGCGCTTATCCTGAGGCTGCTGCCCTGCTCGACAGCTGCTGGCTTCAGCTTGCCGATGATCCCCAGGGCCCGGCAGTCCTCCTCCTGCGGGTGTCGGCGCATCAGGCGGCCGGACATCAATTGGCAGCGGTGGCGGAGGACGTCAAGGACCACGCCGGCCGGGCTGCAGACGGGTCCCTGGCCTGGCAGGAGGAGATCCTCCAGCTGCTTCGGTCAGGCGCAGATGTGGATTACCGGGCGCTTGCGGCAGAAGTGGACACCATCAGGAACCGCTCCTCCACGGAAGCGAAAGACGAGCCCATCACTGCCCTGGCGGAAGCCCTGCTGGCCCACGCACTAACAGCGGCGGGGCGCCCCGCCGAGGGACTCGACGCCGCGCTCCTGGCGGCTTCCGAACTGCCGCCGCTGGAAGACAGCCTGTTTTTCTTCCCGGAGTTCGTGCTCGGCCGGCTCGTCATCAGCTATTTGGCAATGGGCGAATGGGAATCAGCGGAGCGGGAGCTCAACAGCTACGCCGCCGGGCACGCCGCGGGTGCGGCAACCTTCGGTGGAAGCCTGCAGATGCTCCGGGGTTATTCGCTGCTGAGGCAAGGCCGGATGGAGCGCGCCTACCAGATGCTGCTGCCGGCGGTGGAAGCACTGAGGCTTAACGATCCGCTCCAGTTGTTCCGGTTTGGTTCCTCACTGGGCTTCTACGTTGCCGCAAGGCTGGGAGACGCCGCGCAGGCGAAGCGCCTGGAACAGGACCACAAGGACGCCGTCGCCGGAGGGCCGGCGCATGATTTCCTTGCCGGTGCCTACGCCGCCGCGGCCGCCGAATACTTGTCGCGCGACGGCAAGGGCGTCGCCTCGCTGCATACGATGCTGACAGCTGCTGAAGCCTCGGGAAGGGCCGGTCACCGGCTCGAACTCCTGGCTCTTTGCTGGGACTTGGGGGACCCTTCGGTGGTTCCCATGGTGCAGGAGGCCGCCAGCGGCGTGGAGGGACGCTGGGCGGACGCAATGCTGACCCTGGCCACCAGTTGGGAAGCCGCCGGCGGGGATTCTCTGATGGAAGCGGCGGCATCCCTGGAAGGGGCCGGCTTCGTCAACCTTGCCCGGGAGGCCTATGCCCGCGCCAGCGCGGTGCTGGAGCAGACGGGGGAGCGCAGACGCTCCAGGCAGGCCGTGGCGCAGCGCGAAAGATGCGACCACGAACTGGGCGAACGGTTCCGGGAAGGCCGGTTTATCGCCGCAGCTCCCGCCGTCCACCTCACCCGGCGGGAGCAGGACATTGTCGAGTTGGCAGTGCAGGGCCTCACTGACCGGGAAATAGCCCAGCGGCTGATGGTTTCCGTCCGTACCGTTGAGGGGCATCTGTACAGGACCTACGTGAAGCTCGGTGTGCGCAGCAGGGACGAGCTGGAGTCCGCGCTCCCCAAGTAG
- a CDS encoding TetR/AcrR family transcriptional regulator has product MSNNPPRTRMTGLQRRSQLIDVGRGLFAVRGLDGTTIEEIAACAGVSKPVIYEHFGSKEGLYTQVVDFEFHILLDAINAALTQEAKPRVLVERAALALLTYIEDRTDGFRILMRDAPPSQPEGAFSTLLSHVTARVEHILSDEFSRRGFSGEDGAMYAQMLVGMVAMTGQWWQDSRQPDKHTVAAHLVNLAWNGLTGLKKDPELKSEG; this is encoded by the coding sequence GTGAGCAACAACCCTCCGCGGACGCGGATGACCGGACTTCAGCGCCGGAGCCAACTGATCGACGTCGGGCGCGGCCTCTTCGCCGTCCGTGGACTGGATGGCACCACCATCGAGGAAATCGCCGCCTGCGCGGGAGTGTCCAAGCCGGTCATCTACGAGCACTTCGGCTCCAAGGAGGGGCTTTACACACAGGTGGTGGACTTTGAGTTCCATATCCTGCTGGACGCCATCAATGCTGCCCTTACCCAGGAGGCCAAGCCGCGCGTCCTGGTGGAACGGGCGGCACTGGCGCTGCTCACCTACATCGAGGACCGCACCGACGGGTTCCGGATCCTGATGCGGGACGCACCGCCGTCGCAACCCGAGGGCGCCTTTTCCACCCTGCTCTCCCACGTCACAGCCCGGGTGGAACACATCCTCTCCGATGAGTTCTCCCGCCGGGGCTTCAGCGGCGAGGACGGCGCAATGTATGCACAGATGCTCGTAGGGATGGTGGCCATGACCGGCCAGTGGTGGCAGGACAGCCGCCAGCCCGACAAGCACACCGTCGCCGCACACCTCGTCAACCTGGCCTGGAACGGCCTCACCGGCCTCAAGAAAGACCCTGAGCTTAAGTCTGAGGGGTAA
- a CDS encoding 50S ribosomal protein L25/general stress protein Ctc, with protein sequence MSEQKLAAELRTEFGKGYARRARMANLIPAVIYGHGAEPIHVTLPAKATTLAVRTANALLSLDINGEGHLALVKDVQRDPIKQIIEHIDLLTVRKGEKVTVDVPVHVSGETAPGTVHNLELTVVSLEAEATHLPEAVEVSIEGRGAGEHIHASDLVLPKGSALLTDAEALVINISEATVAEEETEGAEGAEAPAAGEAAAE encoded by the coding sequence ATGTCTGAGCAGAAGCTCGCAGCAGAACTGCGCACCGAATTCGGCAAGGGCTACGCCCGCCGCGCCCGGATGGCCAACCTGATCCCCGCCGTGATCTACGGCCACGGCGCAGAGCCCATCCACGTCACCCTCCCGGCCAAGGCCACCACCCTGGCTGTCCGCACCGCCAACGCCCTGCTGTCCCTGGACATCAACGGCGAAGGACACCTGGCCCTGGTCAAGGACGTGCAGCGCGACCCGATCAAGCAGATCATCGAGCACATCGACCTCCTGACCGTCCGCAAGGGCGAGAAGGTTACCGTTGACGTTCCGGTTCACGTTTCCGGCGAAACCGCCCCCGGCACCGTTCACAACCTCGAACTGACCGTCGTGTCCCTCGAAGCTGAGGCAACCCACCTGCCCGAGGCCGTCGAGGTCAGCATCGAAGGCCGCGGCGCCGGCGAGCACATCCACGCCTCGGACCTGGTCCTGCCGAAGGGCTCCGCCCTGCTGACCGACGCCGAGGCACTCGTGATCAACATCTCCGAGGCCACCGTCGCGGAAGAAGAGACCGAGGGCGCTGAAGGCGCCGAGGCTCCCGCCGCCGGGGAAGCCGCAGCCGAGTAG
- the glmU gene encoding bifunctional UDP-N-acetylglucosamine diphosphorylase/glucosamine-1-phosphate N-acetyltransferase GlmU: MIPEKAPAAVIVLAAGAGTRMKSRTPKILHEIGGRSMVGHAILAARSINPRQLAIVVRHERDLVARHLAELDPAAVIVDQDEIPGTGRAVEAALQVLDAEELLTGTVVVTYGDVPLLSGDLLAELVATHEKEANAVTVLTAVLEDATGYGRILRGEDGTVTGIREHKDSSETERLIREVNSGIYAFDAAVLRDALTHVTTDNSQGEKYLTDVLGLAREAGGRIAAVVTADRWQVEGANDRVQLSALGAELNRRTVEAWMRAGVTVVDPKTTWIDSTVTLDEDVRLLPNTQLHGTTSVARDAVVGPDTTLTDVTVGEGAKVLRTHGSGSVIGAGAAVGPFTYLRPGTVLGESGKIGAFYETKNVTIGRGSKLSHLGYAGDAEIGEDTNIGCGNITANYDGEKKHRTVIGSGVRTGSNTVFVAPVTVGDGAYSGAGAVIRKDVPAGALALSVAAQRNTEGWVPANRPGTRSAELAQAASTDSSSTPASTEEGK; encoded by the coding sequence GTGATCCCCGAGAAGGCCCCGGCCGCCGTAATCGTTCTGGCGGCAGGCGCCGGCACCCGGATGAAGTCACGTACCCCCAAGATCCTCCACGAGATTGGTGGCCGGTCGATGGTCGGGCATGCAATCCTTGCAGCCCGCAGCATCAACCCCCGGCAGCTCGCCATTGTGGTCCGCCACGAACGGGACCTGGTGGCGCGCCACCTCGCCGAACTGGATCCGGCGGCCGTAATCGTTGACCAGGACGAGATCCCGGGCACCGGCCGTGCTGTTGAAGCGGCGCTCCAGGTATTGGATGCCGAAGAGTTGCTGACGGGCACCGTGGTGGTGACCTACGGCGACGTCCCGCTGCTCTCCGGTGATTTGCTCGCTGAACTTGTTGCCACCCACGAGAAGGAAGCCAACGCTGTCACCGTCCTGACGGCCGTCCTGGAGGACGCCACCGGCTACGGCCGCATCCTGCGCGGGGAAGACGGCACAGTAACCGGCATCCGTGAGCACAAGGACTCCTCCGAAACAGAGCGGCTTATCCGGGAAGTCAATTCCGGCATCTACGCCTTTGACGCAGCCGTCCTCCGCGACGCGCTGACCCATGTCACCACGGACAACTCGCAGGGTGAAAAGTACCTGACAGATGTGCTGGGCCTGGCGCGCGAAGCAGGCGGCCGGATTGCCGCCGTCGTCACTGCTGACCGCTGGCAGGTGGAAGGCGCCAACGACCGCGTCCAGCTCTCCGCCCTTGGTGCCGAGCTGAACCGCCGCACGGTTGAGGCGTGGATGCGGGCCGGTGTCACCGTGGTGGATCCGAAAACCACCTGGATCGATTCCACTGTGACGCTCGACGAGGACGTCCGCCTCCTGCCCAACACGCAACTCCACGGCACCACCAGCGTGGCGAGGGACGCCGTCGTTGGCCCCGACACTACGCTCACGGACGTCACCGTGGGCGAGGGCGCCAAGGTGCTCCGCACCCATGGTTCCGGGTCGGTGATAGGCGCCGGCGCCGCCGTCGGCCCGTTCACCTACCTCCGTCCCGGCACTGTCCTGGGCGAAAGCGGCAAGATCGGTGCCTTCTACGAAACCAAGAACGTGACCATCGGACGCGGCTCTAAACTGTCCCACCTCGGCTACGCCGGCGACGCCGAAATCGGCGAGGACACCAACATCGGCTGTGGAAACATCACCGCCAATTACGACGGCGAGAAGAAGCACCGGACTGTGATCGGCTCCGGCGTCCGCACCGGCTCCAACACCGTTTTTGTTGCCCCGGTCACCGTGGGGGACGGCGCCTACAGCGGCGCCGGCGCGGTGATCCGCAAGGACGTGCCGGCGGGAGCGCTGGCGCTGAGCGTCGCAGCGCAACGCAACACCGAAGGCTGGGTGCCCGCCAACAGGCCGGGAACCCGCTCCGCGGAACTGGCCCAGGCGGCCAGCACAGATTCCTCAAGTACCCCGGCATCTACAGAAGAGGGCAAGTAA
- a CDS encoding ribose-phosphate diphosphokinase: protein MSEITARGEKKLVLASGRAHPELAREIAKELGTELLPVDAYDFANGEIYVRAGESVRGTDAFVIQAHPAPLNNWLMEQLIMIDSLKRASAKRITVVSPFYPYARQDKKGRGREPISARLVADLYKTAGADRIMSVDLHTSQIQGFFDGPVDHLMAIPLLADYIRTRVDAENVTVVSPDTGRVRVAEQWAERLGGAPLAFVHKMRDLTVPNQAVSKTVVGQIEGRTCVLIDDMIDTGGTISGAVQVLKNAGAKDVIIAATHAVFSDPAAKRLSESGAREVVVTNTLPLTGSQRFPQLTVLSIAPLIARAVREVFDDGSVTSLFDGNA from the coding sequence ATGAGCGAGATTACGGCGCGCGGCGAAAAGAAGCTGGTGCTCGCCTCCGGGCGGGCCCACCCCGAGCTGGCCCGGGAGATCGCCAAGGAACTGGGTACTGAGCTGCTGCCGGTGGATGCCTACGACTTCGCTAACGGTGAGATCTACGTCCGCGCCGGGGAAAGCGTCCGTGGCACCGATGCCTTCGTCATCCAGGCGCACCCGGCACCACTGAACAACTGGCTGATGGAACAGCTGATCATGATCGATTCCCTCAAGCGTGCGTCCGCCAAGCGCATCACTGTCGTATCGCCGTTCTACCCCTACGCCCGCCAGGACAAGAAGGGACGCGGCCGCGAACCTATCTCCGCCCGGCTTGTGGCCGACCTCTACAAGACAGCGGGCGCCGACCGCATCATGAGCGTGGACCTGCACACCTCGCAGATCCAGGGCTTCTTCGACGGCCCGGTGGACCACCTCATGGCCATCCCGTTGCTCGCTGACTACATCCGCACCCGCGTGGACGCCGAAAACGTCACTGTTGTCTCCCCGGACACCGGACGGGTCCGCGTCGCGGAGCAGTGGGCCGAGCGGCTGGGCGGCGCGCCGCTCGCCTTCGTGCACAAGATGCGCGACCTTACCGTGCCGAACCAGGCCGTTTCCAAGACCGTGGTTGGCCAGATTGAGGGGCGCACCTGCGTTCTGATCGACGACATGATTGACACCGGTGGAACCATCTCCGGTGCCGTCCAGGTGCTGAAGAACGCCGGAGCAAAAGATGTCATCATCGCGGCCACGCACGCAGTCTTCTCCGATCCCGCTGCCAAGCGCCTCTCGGAATCCGGTGCCCGTGAAGTAGTGGTCACCAACACCCTTCCGCTCACCGGTTCCCAGCGGTTCCCACAGTTGACGGTGCTCTCCATCGCCCCGCTGATCGCGCGCGCCGTCCGTGAAGTGTTCGACGACGGTTCCGTCACCAGCCTGTTCGACGGCAACGCCTGA